In a single window of the Candidatus Alcyoniella australis genome:
- a CDS encoding MarR family transcriptional regulator — protein MDDPEIRKIQDLLQRMIDRYLEAQVLHGRISRMPSQQVITLSALGEQGMQTMSCLADGLRLAPSTLTGIIDRLIERGFVERRPDPEDRRVVRVQLSRAGKRLFREITAYRRKFTEQVIKHLNPAQLGQLLEHLEAIAQGMERELQAIDNGRNNK, from the coding sequence ATGGACGACCCGGAGATTCGGAAAATCCAAGATCTGCTGCAGCGGATGATCGACCGCTACCTTGAGGCGCAGGTGCTGCACGGCAGGATCTCGCGCATGCCCTCGCAGCAGGTGATCACCCTCAGCGCGCTGGGCGAACAGGGGATGCAAACCATGAGCTGTTTGGCCGACGGTCTGCGCCTGGCTCCGAGCACCCTGACCGGGATCATCGACCGGCTGATCGAGCGCGGGTTCGTCGAGCGCCGTCCCGATCCCGAGGATCGGCGCGTGGTGCGCGTACAGCTATCGCGGGCCGGTAAGCGCCTGTTTCGCGAAATCACGGCCTACCGGCGGAAATTTACCGAGCAGGTGATCAAACACCTTAACCCCGCACAGCTCGGACAACTTCTGGAACATCTCGAGGCGATCGCGCAGGGAATGGAACGCGAACTGCAAGCCATCGACAATGGAAGGAACAACAAATAA